A single genomic interval of Nycticebus coucang isolate mNycCou1 chromosome 21, mNycCou1.pri, whole genome shotgun sequence harbors:
- the RBCK1 gene encoding ranBP-type and C3HC4-type zinc finger-containing protein 1 isoform X5, with the protein MGCGAMGTVPTCICCQPATPHSTLRSCSGSGRCECWKVWASRTSCCSHGAPWSQPLQSLAPPRNSIEGSQMQYLSPHRWAGSALDAPSSTSPRGLAVRCAAGRGLRPTRSPPRTSLMRRNERAWPARRRHCANTSRECLQGTIRNSQEAEVSCPFIDNTYSCSGKLLEREIRALLTPEDYQRFLDLGISIAENRSAFSYHCKTPDCKGWCFFEDDVNEFTCPVCFHVNCLLCKAIHEHMNCKEYQDDLALRAQNDVAARQTTEMLRLMLQQGEAMHCPQCQIVVQKKDGCDWICCTVCHTEICWVTKGPRWGPGGPGDTSGGCRCRVNGVPCHPSCQNCH; encoded by the exons ATGGGGTGCGGCGCAATGGGGACAGTGCCTACCTGTATCTGCTGTCAGCCCGCAACACCTCACTCAACCCTCAGGAGCTGCAGCGGGAGCGGCAGGTGCGAATGCTGGAAG GTCTGGGCTTCAAGGACCTCATGCTGCAGCCACGGGGCCCCCTGGAGCCAGCCCCTCCAAAGCCTGGCCCCCCCCCGGAACTCCATCGAGGGCAGCCAGATGCAGTACCTGAGCCCCCACCG GTGGGCTGGCAGTGCCCTGGATGCACCTTCATCAACAAGCCCACGAGGCCTGGCTGTGAGATGTGCTGCCGGGCGCGGCCTGAGACCTACCAGGTCCCCGCCTCGTACCAGCCTGATGAGGAGGAACGAGCGCGCCTGGCCGGCGAGGAGGAGGCACTGCGCCAATACCAGCAG GGAGTGCCTGCAGGGGACCATCCGCAACAGCCAGGAGGCGGAGGTCTCCTGCCCCTTCATTGACAACACCTACTCATGCTCGGGCAAGCTGCTGGAGAGGGAGATCCGGGCG CTCCTGACCCCTGAGGATTACCAGCGATTCCTAGACTTGGGCATCTCCATTGCTGAAAACCGTAGTGCCTTCAGCTATCACTGCAAGACCCCAGACTGCAAGGGATGGTGCTTTTTTGAGGATGATGTCAACGAGTTCACCTGCCCCGTGTGTTTCCACGTAAACTGCCTGCTCTGCAAG GCCATCCATGAGCACATGAATTGCAAGGAATATCAAGATGACCTGGCCCTGAGGGCGCAGAATGATGTAGCTGCCCGGCAGACGACAGAGATGCTGAGG CTGATGCTGCAACAGGGTGAGGCCATGCACTGCCCACAGTGCCAGATCGTGGTGCAGAAGAAGGACGGCTGTGACTGGATCTGTTGCACTGTCTGCCACACTGAGATCTGCTGGGTCACCAAGGGCCCACGCTGGGGCCCCGGG ggcCCAGGAGACACCAGTGGGGGCTGCCGCTGCCGAGTGAACGGGGTTCCTTGCCACCCAAGCTGTCAGAACTGCCACTGA
- the RBCK1 gene encoding ranBP-type and C3HC4-type zinc finger-containing protein 1 isoform X4, producing MGCGAMGTVPTCICCQPATPHSTLRSCSGSGRCECWKSPGQFLPWLDVCSGNSQSFGRTASEHCAFFWAHPPGGLGFKDLMLQPRGPLEPAPPKPGPPPELHRGQPDAVPEPPPVGWQCPGCTFINKPTRPGCEMCCRARPETYQVPASYQPDEEERARLAGEEEALRQYQQRKQQQQEGNYLQHVQLDQRSLVLNTEPAECPVCYAVLGPGGAVVLRECLHTFCRECLQGTIRNSQEAEVSCPFIDNTYSCSGKLLEREIRALLTPEDYQRFLDLGISIAENRSAFSYHCKTPDCKGWCFFEDDVNEFTCPVCFHVNCLLCKAIHEHMNCKEYQDDLALRAQNDVAARQTTEMLRLMLQQGEAMHCPQCQIVVQKKDGCDWICCTVCHTEICWVTKGPRWGPGGPGDTSGGCRCRVNGVPCHPSCQNCH from the exons ATGGGGTGCGGCGCAATGGGGACAGTGCCTACCTGTATCTGCTGTCAGCCCGCAACACCTCACTCAACCCTCAGGAGCTGCAGCGGGAGCGGCAGGTGCGAATGCTGGAAG AGTCCAGGCCAGTTTCTTCCATGGCTGGATGTTTGCTCGGGAAACAGTCAGTCATTTGGCAGGACTGCCTCAGAGCACTGTGCATTCTTCTGGGCACATCCTCCAGGAg GTCTGGGCTTCAAGGACCTCATGCTGCAGCCACGGGGCCCCCTGGAGCCAGCCCCTCCAAAGCCTGGCCCCCCCCCGGAACTCCATCGAGGGCAGCCAGATGCAGTACCTGAGCCCCCACCG GTGGGCTGGCAGTGCCCTGGATGCACCTTCATCAACAAGCCCACGAGGCCTGGCTGTGAGATGTGCTGCCGGGCGCGGCCTGAGACCTACCAGGTCCCCGCCTCGTACCAGCCTGATGAGGAGGAACGAGCGCGCCTGGCCGGCGAGGAGGAGGCACTGCGCCAATACCAGCAG cggaagcagcagcagcaggagggaaACTACCTGCAGCACGTCCAGCTGGACCAGAGGAGCCTGGTGCTGAACACCGAGCCCGCCGAGTGCCCCGTGTGCTACGCGGTGCTGGGGCCCGGCGGGGCCGTGGTGCTGCGTGAGTGTCTGCACACCTTCTGCAG GGAGTGCCTGCAGGGGACCATCCGCAACAGCCAGGAGGCGGAGGTCTCCTGCCCCTTCATTGACAACACCTACTCATGCTCGGGCAAGCTGCTGGAGAGGGAGATCCGGGCG CTCCTGACCCCTGAGGATTACCAGCGATTCCTAGACTTGGGCATCTCCATTGCTGAAAACCGTAGTGCCTTCAGCTATCACTGCAAGACCCCAGACTGCAAGGGATGGTGCTTTTTTGAGGATGATGTCAACGAGTTCACCTGCCCCGTGTGTTTCCACGTAAACTGCCTGCTCTGCAAG GCCATCCATGAGCACATGAATTGCAAGGAATATCAAGATGACCTGGCCCTGAGGGCGCAGAATGATGTAGCTGCCCGGCAGACGACAGAGATGCTGAGG CTGATGCTGCAACAGGGTGAGGCCATGCACTGCCCACAGTGCCAGATCGTGGTGCAGAAGAAGGACGGCTGTGACTGGATCTGTTGCACTGTCTGCCACACTGAGATCTGCTGGGTCACCAAGGGCCCACGCTGGGGCCCCGGG ggcCCAGGAGACACCAGTGGGGGCTGCCGCTGCCGAGTGAACGGGGTTCCTTGCCACCCAAGCTGTCAGAACTGCCACTGA
- the RBCK1 gene encoding ranBP-type and C3HC4-type zinc finger-containing protein 1 isoform X3, whose translation MALRLTRAVAGGDERVAMQCAIWLAEQRVPLRVKLKPEVSPTQDIRLWVSVEDAHLHTVTIWLTVRTDMTVASLKDMVFLDYGFPPVLQQWVIGQRLARDQETLHSHGVRRNGDSAYLYLLSARNTSLNPQELQRERQVRMLEGLGFKDLMLQPRGPLEPAPPKPGPPPELHRGQPDAVPEPPPVGWQCPGCTFINKPTRPGCEMCCRARPETYQVPASYQPDEEERARLAGEEEALRQYQQRKQQQQEGNYLQHVQLDQRSLVLNTEPAECPVCYAVLGPGGAVVLRECLHTFCRECLQGTIRNSQEAEVSCPFIDNTYSCSGKLLEREIRALLTPEDYQRFLDLGISIAENRSAFSYHCKTPDCKGWCFFEDDVNEFTCPVCFHVNCLLCKAIHEHMNCKEYQDDLALRAQNDVAARQTTEMLRLMLQQGEAMHCPQCQIVVQKKDGCDWICCTVCHTEICWVTKGPRWGPGGPGDTSGGCRCRVNGVPCHPSCQNCH comes from the exons GCTGTGGGTGAGTGTTGAAGATGCTCACCTGCACACCGTCACCATCTGGCTCACAGTGCGCACCGACATGACAGTGGCTTCCCTCAAGGACATG GTATTCCTGGACTATGGCTTCCCGCCAGTGCTGCAGCAGTGGGTGATTGGGCAGAGGTTGGCACGAGACCAGGAGACCCTGCACTCCCATGGGGTGCGGCGCAATGGGGACAGTGCCTACCTGTATCTGCTGTCAGCCCGCAACACCTCACTCAACCCTCAGGAGCTGCAGCGGGAGCGGCAGGTGCGAATGCTGGAAG GTCTGGGCTTCAAGGACCTCATGCTGCAGCCACGGGGCCCCCTGGAGCCAGCCCCTCCAAAGCCTGGCCCCCCCCCGGAACTCCATCGAGGGCAGCCAGATGCAGTACCTGAGCCCCCACCG GTGGGCTGGCAGTGCCCTGGATGCACCTTCATCAACAAGCCCACGAGGCCTGGCTGTGAGATGTGCTGCCGGGCGCGGCCTGAGACCTACCAGGTCCCCGCCTCGTACCAGCCTGATGAGGAGGAACGAGCGCGCCTGGCCGGCGAGGAGGAGGCACTGCGCCAATACCAGCAG cggaagcagcagcagcaggagggaaACTACCTGCAGCACGTCCAGCTGGACCAGAGGAGCCTGGTGCTGAACACCGAGCCCGCCGAGTGCCCCGTGTGCTACGCGGTGCTGGGGCCCGGCGGGGCCGTGGTGCTGCGTGAGTGTCTGCACACCTTCTGCAG GGAGTGCCTGCAGGGGACCATCCGCAACAGCCAGGAGGCGGAGGTCTCCTGCCCCTTCATTGACAACACCTACTCATGCTCGGGCAAGCTGCTGGAGAGGGAGATCCGGGCG CTCCTGACCCCTGAGGATTACCAGCGATTCCTAGACTTGGGCATCTCCATTGCTGAAAACCGTAGTGCCTTCAGCTATCACTGCAAGACCCCAGACTGCAAGGGATGGTGCTTTTTTGAGGATGATGTCAACGAGTTCACCTGCCCCGTGTGTTTCCACGTAAACTGCCTGCTCTGCAAG GCCATCCATGAGCACATGAATTGCAAGGAATATCAAGATGACCTGGCCCTGAGGGCGCAGAATGATGTAGCTGCCCGGCAGACGACAGAGATGCTGAGG CTGATGCTGCAACAGGGTGAGGCCATGCACTGCCCACAGTGCCAGATCGTGGTGCAGAAGAAGGACGGCTGTGACTGGATCTGTTGCACTGTCTGCCACACTGAGATCTGCTGGGTCACCAAGGGCCCACGCTGGGGCCCCGGG ggcCCAGGAGACACCAGTGGGGGCTGCCGCTGCCGAGTGAACGGGGTTCCTTGCCACCCAAGCTGTCAGAACTGCCACTGA